In the genome of Streptomyces collinus, one region contains:
- a CDS encoding purine-cytosine permease family protein, translating to MSTEPRLAEVTGPEPAQEAPRGTDQAVKETLEDYTLRFAPRSYRRWTPMVVATTALGGIAYMADFSIGAGIGLAHGTGNALLAIAVAAVVIFVTGFPLAYYGARYNIDLDLITRGSGFGYFGSVITSVIFASFTFIFFALEGSIMAQGLKLGLGLPLWLGYLVSTLMVIPLVIYGMSALSKLQVWTTPVWLLLMVGPLVYLVATDPGTVDRFLAYAGTDGDGGVNTASVLLGAGVCLSLIAQIGEQIDYLRFMPPKTEANKRSWWTAVVMAGPGWVVLGALKQAIGVFLAVYIIAEVGASAAPEPIQQFKHAFDAMMPSWIVLPLAVALVVISQIKINVTNAYSGSLAWTNSFTRVTKRYPGRMVFVLVNLGFALALMEADMFSFLNSILGFYSNCAIAWVVTVATDIGINKYVLKLSPHAPEFRRGMLYAVNPVGVVSFVAASGLSIAMYFHALGDTLQPYSPVAAAVIAFVLTPLMAVVTKGRYYLRRTDDGIADPLLDEDGNPSSVAYTCHVCRQQFERPDVAACRTHDAVVCSLCLSTDKVGDHVLPAAV from the coding sequence ATGAGCACCGAGCCACGACTGGCAGAAGTCACCGGTCCGGAACCCGCGCAGGAGGCACCGCGGGGTACGGACCAGGCCGTCAAGGAGACCCTGGAGGACTACACCCTCCGCTTCGCGCCGCGCAGTTACCGGCGCTGGACTCCGATGGTGGTGGCGACGACCGCGCTCGGCGGCATCGCCTACATGGCCGACTTCTCCATCGGAGCCGGCATCGGCCTCGCCCACGGCACCGGCAACGCGCTGCTCGCGATCGCCGTCGCCGCCGTCGTCATCTTCGTGACGGGCTTCCCGCTCGCCTACTACGGGGCCCGCTACAACATCGACCTGGACCTGATCACCCGCGGCTCCGGGTTCGGCTACTTCGGCTCGGTCATCACCAGCGTCATCTTCGCCAGTTTCACCTTCATCTTCTTCGCCCTCGAAGGCTCGATCATGGCGCAGGGCCTGAAGCTGGGCCTCGGACTGCCGCTCTGGCTGGGCTATCTGGTCTCCACCCTGATGGTGATCCCCCTGGTGATCTACGGCATGTCGGCGCTGAGCAAGCTCCAGGTGTGGACCACCCCCGTCTGGCTGCTGCTGATGGTCGGCCCGCTGGTCTACCTGGTCGCCACCGACCCGGGCACCGTCGACCGGTTCCTCGCCTACGCGGGCACCGACGGGGACGGCGGCGTCAACACCGCCTCCGTGCTGCTCGGCGCGGGCGTGTGCCTGTCGCTGATCGCGCAGATCGGCGAGCAGATCGACTACCTGCGCTTCATGCCTCCCAAGACCGAGGCCAACAAGCGCAGTTGGTGGACGGCCGTGGTGATGGCGGGTCCGGGCTGGGTGGTGCTGGGCGCGCTGAAGCAGGCCATCGGCGTGTTCCTCGCGGTGTACATCATCGCCGAGGTCGGCGCCTCCGCCGCGCCCGAGCCGATCCAGCAGTTCAAGCACGCTTTCGACGCGATGATGCCGTCCTGGATCGTCCTCCCGCTGGCCGTGGCCCTGGTCGTGATCAGCCAGATCAAGATCAATGTCACGAACGCCTACTCCGGCTCCCTCGCCTGGACCAACTCCTTCACCCGGGTCACGAAGCGCTACCCGGGCCGGATGGTCTTCGTCCTGGTCAACCTGGGCTTCGCGCTCGCGCTGATGGAGGCGGACATGTTCAGCTTCCTCAACAGCATCCTGGGCTTCTACTCGAACTGCGCGATCGCCTGGGTCGTCACGGTGGCCACCGACATCGGCATCAACAAGTACGTGCTGAAGCTGTCCCCGCACGCCCCCGAGTTCCGCCGCGGCATGCTCTACGCCGTCAACCCCGTCGGGGTCGTCTCCTTCGTCGCCGCCTCGGGGCTGTCCATCGCGATGTACTTCCACGCCCTCGGCGACACGCTCCAGCCGTACTCCCCCGTCGCCGCTGCCGTCATCGCCTTCGTCCTCACTCCGTTGATGGCCGTGGTCACCAAGGGCAGGTACTACCTGCGCCGCACCGACGACGGCATCGCCGATCCCCTCCTGGACGAGGACGGCAACCCCAGCTCCGTCGCCTACACATGCCATGTGTGCCGGCAGCAGTTCGAGCGGCCGGACGTCGCCGCGTGCCGGACGCACGACGCGGTCGTCTGCTCGCTGTGCCTGAGCACCGACAAGGTCGGGGACCACGTCCTGCCGGCGGCGGTCTGA
- a CDS encoding cation:proton antiporter regulatory subunit has translation MSAPRLSSTPLPGIGVRYDLTTRDHGRRLSVVAHRDGHRTVSAYREDDPDACDLSVRLAPEEAATLIDALMPEHHTPNLLSTTDLGLVAERIELPGSSHWNGRLLGESRIRTETGASVVAVLRRAEAIPSPTPDFRLAGGDILIVIGTREGVEAAAAILGRE, from the coding sequence ATGAGCGCGCCACGCCTCAGCAGCACCCCGTTGCCGGGCATAGGGGTCCGCTACGACCTGACGACACGGGACCACGGCCGGCGTCTCTCGGTGGTCGCGCACCGGGACGGGCACCGGACGGTCAGCGCCTACCGCGAGGACGACCCGGACGCGTGCGACCTGTCGGTGCGGCTGGCACCGGAGGAGGCGGCCACGCTCATCGACGCCCTGATGCCCGAGCATCACACGCCGAACCTGCTGTCCACCACCGACCTGGGGCTCGTCGCCGAGCGGATCGAACTGCCCGGCTCCTCGCACTGGAACGGGCGGCTGCTGGGCGAGTCCCGGATCCGTACCGAGACCGGGGCGTCCGTGGTGGCGGTGCTGCGCCGGGCGGAGGCGATCCCCTCCCCCACCCCGGACTTCCGGCTGGCCGGTGGCGACATCCTCATCGTCATCGGGACCCGCGAGGGCGTGGAGGCGGCCGCCGCGATACTCGGGCGGGAGTGA
- a CDS encoding cation:proton antiporter, which translates to MQSSAVFLIEFGCLILGLGLLGRFAGRFRFSPIPLYLLAGLAFGEGGLLPLGASEDFVAVGAEIGVILLLLMLGLEYTATDLVSHLRTHYPAGLLDAVLNALPGAVLALLLGWGPVAAVVLAGVTWVSSSGVIAKILGDLGRLGNRETPAILSILVLEDLSMAVYLPIVTALLAGVSLAAGGVTLAIAVGVLALVLVLAVRYGRLVSRFVSSDDPEKLLLVVLGVTLVVAGVAQQLQVSAAVGAFLVGIALSGEVAEGATSLLAPLRDLFAAVFFVFFGLHTDPASIPPVLLPALALAAVTTATKIATGYWAARRAGIGPRGRWRAGGTLVARGEFSIVIAGLAVTSGIEPSLGPLATAYVLILVLLGPLTARWTEPLATRLTGRSSRRGVPAPPGAHEALDEDQDTAGRT; encoded by the coding sequence ATGCAGTCCTCCGCCGTCTTCCTGATCGAGTTCGGCTGCCTCATCCTCGGGCTGGGGCTGCTCGGCCGGTTCGCCGGGCGCTTCCGCTTCTCGCCGATCCCCCTCTATCTGCTGGCCGGGCTCGCCTTCGGGGAGGGCGGGCTGCTGCCGCTGGGCGCCAGCGAGGACTTCGTCGCCGTCGGCGCCGAGATCGGTGTCATCCTGCTGCTGCTCATGCTGGGCCTGGAGTACACGGCCACCGACCTCGTCTCCCACCTCAGGACCCACTACCCCGCCGGGCTCCTCGACGCCGTCCTCAACGCCCTGCCGGGCGCGGTCCTGGCCCTGCTGCTCGGCTGGGGCCCGGTCGCCGCCGTCGTCCTGGCCGGTGTCACCTGGGTCTCCTCGTCGGGCGTCATCGCCAAGATCCTCGGAGACCTGGGGCGGCTGGGAAACCGGGAGACCCCGGCCATTTTGAGCATCCTCGTCCTGGAGGACCTCTCGATGGCGGTGTACCTGCCCATCGTCACGGCCCTGCTGGCCGGGGTGAGCCTGGCCGCGGGCGGCGTCACGCTGGCCATCGCCGTGGGCGTGCTGGCCCTGGTGCTGGTCCTCGCGGTGCGCTACGGCCGCCTCGTCTCGCGTTTCGTCTCCAGCGACGACCCCGAGAAACTGCTCCTGGTCGTCCTCGGTGTGACGCTCGTGGTGGCCGGGGTGGCCCAGCAGTTGCAGGTGTCGGCGGCGGTGGGCGCCTTCCTGGTCGGCATCGCGCTGTCGGGTGAGGTCGCCGAGGGCGCGACGAGTCTGCTCGCGCCGCTGCGGGACCTGTTCGCCGCGGTGTTCTTCGTCTTCTTCGGCCTGCACACCGACCCGGCCAGCATTCCGCCGGTGCTGCTGCCCGCCCTCGCCCTGGCCGCCGTCACCACGGCCACGAAGATCGCCACGGGCTACTGGGCCGCGCGCCGTGCGGGCATCGGGCCGAGGGGCCGCTGGCGCGCCGGCGGCACGCTCGTCGCCCGCGGCGAGTTCTCCATCGTCATCGCCGGGCTGGCCGTCACGTCCGGCATCGAGCCCTCCCTCGGCCCCCTGGCCACGGCGTACGTCCTCATCCTGGTCCTGCTCGGCCCTCTCACCGCCCGGTGGACGGAACCGCTGGCCACGCGTCTGACCGGACGCTCCAGCCGACGCGGCGTGCCGGCTCCCCCCGGCGCGCACGAGGCACTCGACGAGGACCAGGACACGGCCGGCCGGACCTGA
- a CDS encoding Rv1733c family protein, with amino-acid sequence MKASERVTVRWWRWRRNALKRRVDVVEAWVVLAGWVLALLGGLVAGVTAAGTVERAAERQRAESRQVTAVVVEDAPGPSPARTASDHRVWGKVRWTGPDGSTHREEARVAPRAPAGSTISVWVNRSGDLTSPPVSSGEVWLHTSMGGALAGASAGGAVLGAVWLTRLALDRRRLAQWDAEWERIDTRRGWKTG; translated from the coding sequence ATGAAAGCGTCAGAGCGGGTGACCGTGCGGTGGTGGCGGTGGCGACGCAACGCGCTCAAACGGCGCGTCGACGTCGTCGAGGCCTGGGTCGTGCTCGCCGGCTGGGTGCTCGCCCTGCTGGGCGGGCTGGTCGCCGGGGTGACGGCCGCGGGCACGGTCGAGCGAGCCGCCGAACGGCAGCGGGCCGAGAGCCGCCAGGTCACGGCGGTGGTCGTCGAGGACGCGCCCGGCCCGTCTCCGGCCCGCACGGCGAGCGATCACCGGGTGTGGGGCAAGGTGCGGTGGACCGGGCCCGACGGCTCCACGCACCGGGAGGAGGCCCGGGTAGCGCCCAGGGCCCCCGCCGGAAGCACCATCTCCGTCTGGGTGAACCGGAGCGGTGACCTCACGAGCCCACCGGTGTCCAGCGGCGAGGTGTGGCTCCACACCTCGATGGGCGGCGCGCTCGCGGGGGCTTCCGCGGGCGGTGCGGTCCTGGGAGCCGTCTGGCTGACCCGCCTGGCCCTGGACCGGCGGCGCCTGGCCCAGTGGGACGCGGAGTGGGAGCGGATCGACACGCGCAGGGGCTGGAAGACGGGCTGA
- a CDS encoding winged helix DNA-binding domain-containing protein has product MTVLDARALNRATLARQLLLDRADLPVLDAVTHLCGLQAQEPQEPFPGLWSRLRTFDPAELSDLLTGRRVVRTHLMRRTVHLVTADDVLAWRARHDGMLRQRVLGVYRRELDGVDPGELATAGRKAMADGEPRSMPELARAVADRWPAAGPRPLGEMLVAALLPTVQLPPRGLWRTKAGVRYALISSWLGREVDPPTTDGSDPVGQTLVRRYLTAFGPAASADLRAWCGLAGLPAAVSALRGELVAFRDERGRELLDLPDAPRPDPGTSAPVRFLPAFDNAILGYHDRSRIIDDAHRHLSVAGERVVLVDGRVAATWTVEADTVLVNPLRRFSRADRTTVAEEGSAMASFLSGGESDRVRIAASPA; this is encoded by the coding sequence ATGACCGTTCTCGACGCCCGGGCGCTCAACCGCGCCACCCTCGCCCGGCAGTTGCTCCTCGATCGCGCCGACCTGCCGGTCCTGGACGCCGTCACGCACCTCTGCGGCCTCCAGGCGCAGGAACCGCAGGAGCCGTTCCCCGGCCTCTGGTCGCGGCTGCGGACGTTCGACCCGGCGGAGCTGTCGGACCTGCTGACCGGGCGGCGTGTCGTGCGCACCCACCTCATGCGCCGCACCGTCCATCTCGTCACCGCCGACGACGTCCTGGCCTGGCGCGCCCGCCACGACGGCATGCTGCGCCAGCGGGTCCTCGGGGTCTACCGGCGCGAGCTCGACGGGGTCGATCCCGGCGAACTCGCCACGGCGGGCCGGAAGGCCATGGCGGACGGCGAACCCCGCTCCATGCCCGAACTCGCGCGCGCCGTCGCCGACCGCTGGCCCGCGGCCGGGCCCCGGCCCCTGGGGGAAATGCTGGTCGCCGCCCTCCTGCCGACGGTCCAACTGCCGCCGCGCGGACTGTGGCGTACCAAAGCCGGAGTGCGCTACGCGCTGATCTCCTCCTGGCTGGGGCGCGAGGTCGACCCGCCCACGACGGACGGCTCCGACCCCGTCGGCCAGACTTTGGTACGGCGCTACCTGACGGCCTTCGGCCCCGCCGCCTCGGCCGACCTGCGCGCCTGGTGCGGCCTCGCCGGACTGCCCGCCGCGGTCTCCGCCCTGCGCGGAGAACTGGTCGCCTTCCGCGACGAACGCGGCCGCGAACTGCTCGACCTCCCCGATGCCCCCCGCCCCGACCCTGGCACGTCGGCGCCCGTGCGGTTCCTGCCGGCGTTCGACAACGCGATCCTCGGCTACCACGACCGCAGCCGCATCATCGACGACGCGCACCGCCACCTGTCCGTCGCCGGCGAGCGCGTCGTACTGGTCGACGGCAGGGTCGCCGCGACCTGGACCGTCGAGGCGGACACGGTGCTGGTGAACCCGCTGCGCCGCTTCTCCCGGGCCGACCGCACCACCGTCGCCGAGGAGGGCAGCGCGATGGCCTCCTTCCTCTCCGGCGGCGAGAGCGACCGGGTACGGATCGCGGCATCTCCCGCGTGA
- a CDS encoding acyl-CoA dehydrogenase family protein, protein MTGVAPAPSRPAAESDQAGPGRAHWLRVARETAEDLATDAVARDQAGKPPFDEVSRLRESGLLTLLVPADTGGGGADWTEAYAVVREIAAADGAIGQLLGCHYFTSWSARFLAGAALAARLERRSAAEQWCWGGGLARQEPALTLVKDTRGYVLDGRQSYAAGVLVADRLTVRAVRAETGEPLALVVDPALAGVVVDGDADPFGQRLAAGGSAEFDAVPVTADDVLGSLSSDEDVLSPLTALMSPVGRLLSVQLRLGMAEGVLAEAREYSRTGPSHRHPDWPVGSPQDPQVLTAYGELTVLTRSASALADQARRAVQEGLDHGEDLTYEEYAEISVLVAMAEAAASRAAQESTARALDIIGARSASARLGFDRFWRNARTHTLYEPVGHRLRDVGDYFLNGAHPPFVLPV, encoded by the coding sequence GTGACGGGCGTTGCCCCGGCGCCGTCCCGCCCGGCCGCGGAGTCCGACCAGGCCGGGCCCGGCCGTGCGCACTGGCTGCGCGTGGCCCGCGAGACGGCGGAGGACCTCGCCACGGACGCGGTGGCCAGGGACCAGGCGGGCAAGCCTCCCTTCGACGAGGTGTCGCGGCTGCGCGAGTCGGGACTGCTGACGCTTCTCGTCCCTGCCGATACCGGTGGCGGCGGCGCCGACTGGACCGAGGCGTACGCCGTGGTCCGGGAGATCGCGGCGGCCGACGGCGCCATCGGCCAGCTGCTCGGCTGTCACTACTTCACGTCCTGGAGCGCCCGGTTCCTCGCCGGAGCGGCCCTTGCCGCCCGGCTGGAGCGGCGGTCCGCGGCGGAGCAGTGGTGCTGGGGCGGTGGCCTGGCCCGGCAGGAACCGGCGCTGACGCTCGTCAAGGACACGCGGGGGTACGTCCTCGACGGCCGGCAGAGCTATGCCGCCGGCGTCCTGGTCGCCGACCGTCTCACCGTACGGGCGGTCCGGGCCGAGACGGGCGAACCCCTCGCGCTCGTGGTGGATCCCGCCCTCGCGGGCGTGGTCGTCGACGGTGACGCCGACCCCTTCGGGCAGCGGCTGGCGGCTGGCGGCAGCGCGGAGTTCGACGCCGTGCCGGTCACCGCCGACGACGTACTGGGGTCCCTCTCGTCGGACGAGGACGTCCTGTCGCCCTTGACGGCCCTGATGTCACCGGTCGGCCGCCTGCTGTCGGTGCAGCTCCGGCTCGGCATGGCGGAGGGCGTGCTCGCCGAGGCCCGTGAGTACAGCAGGACCGGTCCCTCCCACCGGCACCCGGACTGGCCGGTCGGCTCCCCGCAGGATCCGCAGGTGCTGACGGCGTACGGGGAGCTCACCGTGCTCACCCGCTCGGCGTCGGCGCTGGCCGACCAGGCGCGCCGGGCCGTCCAGGAGGGACTGGACCACGGCGAGGACCTGACCTACGAGGAGTACGCGGAGATCTCCGTCCTCGTGGCCATGGCCGAAGCCGCCGCGTCCAGGGCCGCCCAGGAGTCCACCGCCCGAGCCCTCGACATCATCGGCGCCCGCTCCGCCTCGGCACGGCTGGGCTTCGACCGGTTCTGGCGCAACGCCCGGACCCACACCCTGTACGAGCCCGTCGGGCACCGGCTGAGGGACGTCGGGGACTACTTCCTGAACGGTGCGCACCCTCCGTTCGTCCTGCCCGTCTGA